A stretch of DNA from Gemmatimonadota bacterium:
TGCCGCCCATAACGCGCCCCGCCACGATGCACGCCGGTAGTACCGGATCGTGGCGCCCGGTGTCGAAAAATCGGCATCCGCTTCTTTCCGGGACGGCTCGAACTGCTGCTTCGCGGCTCGCAAAATTTGGTCCGAGAAATCCTGGACCGCGAGCTGCGCGCTCGCGTCAACGATATCCCGGACCGGTCGTATCCATGCAAGCCGACCTTGCGTCCGTTCTGGCAGTGACACGACGACCCTTCCGTTGTCAGCACCGCGCGATACCCGTCCGATGCGCTGCACGAAGCTCGCCGGCCCAAAACCCGGTTCCATGAACATGAGCGTGCTGCGAAACGTAACGCCGACCTCTACGGTCGAAGTGCATAACAAGGCATCGAAACTGTGCGGATCCTCGTATCTCTTTCCACGATGTGGCTCACCCGGGACACGTCTGGAGTCATCGATGGAGTTGACTGCCAGGATCCTCTCGTCGTTTATGCCCGCTTTACTCAAGACGCCTCGCACTTCGAGCTCGTCCTGCTTCAAGCGCTGAAGAGAGTCATAGATGACTATGACGGTGCGTCCATCGACGATTGAATCCTGCACGGCCTCTGTATTCCGCTTGACGACATCCAGAAGGGAGCCGGCATCCGTCGATAGCAAGACATCTCCATGGATCGGGCGATGGCCCGGCGGGTGTCCATCGGCAATCTCCTCGGAGATCATCTCAATTTCGCTCCGACCCACCCCGGCTTGCGCGAGGACTCCGGTCACATCGATCGGCGTCGCTGACAACAGCGACACTTTGCACTGCTGTTCCCGCACCGCCAGCAACGAAAGCAAGCAGGCCAAACCGAACGCACGGTCGTCGATAGTGTGAAATTCGTCGAAGACGATATGGTCGAAGCGACGCACGTAGAGGAAAGGATTGATGGCGCTAGCTCCCGTGAGTCGAATCCCCGAGATCAACCGGACCACGACCTCGGGGATTGCGAAGATGACCTTACCCTCGGAACCCCCGCCACCCTCCAGGAGCTGCCTGACGCGCGCCAAAGCAAGACTCTCGCGCCCGTCGCCGACCTGATTGCCCGACCACTCGATGACGTGCTCATCAAGCCAATCTGCGCACTGCGCCTCACTCACACCACGCCCGCGTAAACGTTCGCATGCCTGCTCGCGTGCCTCCCCGATAAGGTTTTGCAGAAGGCGCTTAGTGGGGACGATGAATAATACCTGCGCGCCTTCATCCAGAACCGCCCGCATGAAGGCGTAGGACTTGCCCGAACCCGTTGGCGCCGACACCAGCCGAACGAAGCGTTCCGAGTGCAGCAATGCCTCCTGCATGGGCGAAAGGCCGCTGGGAAGTATCGGAACCGAGTGCGATCGGATGATCATTGGCCTGAGGTCAATTCCAGCCGGCAGTAATATTGAGCGCAGTTTCTGCATCCAGCGCCCGGCTAGGCTGAATGTTATGCAGTCGGTAGGGGCCGGCCGGCAGATCGTTTCCCGGATCGAACAGTCGCGCGGTATGAAGGTTGAGGTGGACAGCCGGATGGTAGTCAATGCGTTCCAGAAGGCCGGCGCCGTTTCGTCCCAGTCCGAGTCGAACAACCAGCCGGTCCAGCTGCCCGCCGTAAGTTTCGCGCGCAAGGCGCAGCGGATCCACATGCAGAAAGCTGCCGTGAAATACCGAGCCCGCGGCAACTTCCTGGACATGGTAATAATCCTTGATGTTGCCGCTGCTTCTTGCAGTGTGAACGCTTTTCGGCATGCCGCACTCGGCATCGAGGTTGAGGCGTCGCGCCAGCGGGCGGTTGAGACGGTTGTTGTCTCCGAGGAAGAGAGTTGTCTTGAACGGCAGGACGGCAAGATGCGCCCGATAGTCCGGAACCGAAGGCAGACAGGGCGAGCGCGGCGCCAACCCTAACGACGCCGCGGTCGCGAAGGCCATGGCAGTGTCGGTGACCACATCGTTCAAAGT
This window harbors:
- a CDS encoding DEAD/DEAH box helicase; the encoded protein is MQEALLHSERFVRLVSAPTGSGKSYAFMRAVLDEGAQVLFIVPTKRLLQNLIGEAREQACERLRGRGVSEAQCADWLDEHVIEWSGNQVGDGRESLALARVRQLLEGGGGSEGKVIFAIPEVVVRLISGIRLTGASAINPFLYVRRFDHIVFDEFHTIDDRAFGLACLLSLLAVREQQCKVSLLSATPIDVTGVLAQAGVGRSEIEMISEEIADGHPPGHRPIHGDVLLSTDAGSLLDVVKRNTEAVQDSIVDGRTVIVIYDSLQRLKQDELEVRGVLSKAGINDERILAVNSIDDSRRVPGEPHRGKRYEDPHSFDALLCTSTVEVGVTFRSTLMFMEPGFGPASFVQRIGRVSRGADNGRVVVSLPERTQGRLAWIRPVRDIVDASAQLAVQDFSDQILRAAKQQFEPSRKEADADFSTPGATIRYYRRASWRGALWAA